In one window of Poriferisphaera corsica DNA:
- a CDS encoding sodium-dependent transporter, translating into MSEIQRPKESWGTRVGVILAVTGSAVGLGNFLRFPGLLAEYGGTFMIPYIIAFLILGLPIAFSEWALGRYGGRYGYNSTPGVFRAVGRRSHLASYVATLGPVIPILIYTFYVFIEAWCLGYAYKYATGTMPEPENIKDFFAAFTGASQNGILFENPLSNALIFLGICFILNFFLIYRGLSKGIELFCKIAMPTLILCAIIILIRVLTLGSNPEFPDRSLLDGLGYMWNPKWDLLMSGDIWLDAAGQIFFSLSVGFGIIITYASYLKPNDDISLSAITAAAGNGFTEVVLGGMIVVPAAIYFLGPETMSDPAVNGSSFNLGFVALPAVFDAMPFGNFFGFLFFFLLFLAAATSSISMLQPAIAFLEEALGLGRRASCAILGFITISGTFIVVYFTQDFAALATLDTWIATVGIYILATIQVLMFGFIMGIRKGQEEIDRGAEIRVPRIIPYVVTIICPVYLIGVFTYWVITNLILDKTITDQIQNSLPVQITLGMIILTIVFIILVISEAVRRWDRRDKSMKGAEL; encoded by the coding sequence ATGTCAGAAATACAACGGCCGAAGGAATCATGGGGTACGCGTGTTGGCGTGATCCTCGCGGTTACCGGTTCAGCCGTCGGCCTCGGTAACTTTCTCCGATTCCCCGGTTTGCTCGCCGAATATGGCGGCACGTTCATGATCCCCTACATTATTGCTTTTCTTATCTTGGGATTGCCTATCGCTTTCTCCGAATGGGCGCTCGGTCGATACGGTGGCAGATACGGATACAACTCCACTCCCGGCGTTTTTAGAGCTGTTGGCAGACGCTCGCACTTAGCTTCATACGTTGCCACGCTTGGCCCCGTCATTCCGATACTCATTTACACCTTTTATGTCTTTATCGAAGCATGGTGCCTCGGCTACGCCTACAAATACGCTACCGGCACGATGCCCGAACCCGAAAACATCAAAGATTTCTTTGCCGCATTCACAGGCGCATCACAGAACGGCATCCTCTTCGAAAACCCACTTAGCAACGCACTCATCTTCCTCGGCATCTGCTTCATACTCAACTTCTTTCTCATCTATCGCGGACTTTCCAAGGGTATCGAGCTTTTCTGTAAAATTGCGATGCCGACGCTTATCCTTTGCGCGATCATCATACTCATCCGAGTCCTTACCCTAGGCAGCAATCCAGAATTCCCCGATCGATCGCTTCTCGATGGTTTAGGTTACATGTGGAATCCCAAATGGGATCTACTGATGTCTGGTGACATATGGCTTGATGCTGCGGGTCAAATCTTCTTCTCACTCTCTGTTGGATTTGGCATCATCATCACTTACGCCTCTTACCTGAAACCAAATGACGATATATCGTTATCAGCTATTACCGCTGCGGCGGGTAACGGTTTCACAGAAGTCGTTCTGGGTGGCATGATCGTCGTCCCTGCCGCAATCTACTTCCTTGGCCCCGAAACGATGTCTGACCCTGCTGTTAACGGCTCATCGTTTAACCTTGGTTTTGTCGCTTTACCAGCCGTATTTGATGCGATGCCCTTTGGCAACTTCTTCGGTTTCCTCTTCTTTTTCCTACTATTTCTTGCAGCAGCCACCTCATCCATCTCCATGCTCCAACCCGCCATTGCTTTCCTCGAAGAAGCTCTTGGGCTCGGACGTCGCGCCTCCTGTGCGATCCTCGGCTTTATCACGATTTCAGGCACATTCATTGTTGTTTATTTCACACAAGATTTCGCGGCCCTGGCAACTCTTGATACATGGATTGCAACCGTTGGTATCTACATTCTCGCAACAATCCAAGTCCTCATGTTTGGCTTCATCATGGGTATACGTAAAGGTCAGGAAGAAATTGATCGTGGCGCCGAGATCCGTGTGCCTCGAATCATCCCATATGTCGTGACAATCATCTGTCCGGTCTACCTGATTGGCGTATTCACATACTGGGTCATTACGAATTTGATCCTCGACAAAACCATCACCGATCAGATTCAGAATAGTCTTCCTGTCCAAATTACTCTTGGCATGATCATTCTTACGATTGTATTTATTATCCTCGTTATATCTGAAGCCGTTCGCCGATGGGATCGCAGAGATAAATCAATGAAAGGAGCTGAACTATGA
- a CDS encoding YqaA family protein has translation MDSTSKQPPSEDELHAAEAGVGPVSRWAIHRRMYDWVLGFAHSRHSSWSLFGLSFAESSFFPIPPDVLLGPLCLGDRKKSWWFATVTTAASVLGAFLGYLIGWGFLDLALMIPGIDQAKIDWLDQEFALRGQLWVFVAALTPIPFKLLTITAGFAKMNLLVFAAACLVGRAARFYGVAFMFWWIGPKAIPFIDKYFNWLCIVFTVLLIAGFAAIKLISG, from the coding sequence ATGGATTCAACATCAAAGCAGCCACCTTCTGAAGATGAGTTGCACGCCGCTGAAGCTGGGGTGGGCCCCGTATCGCGTTGGGCGATACATAGGCGAATGTATGACTGGGTCTTGGGGTTTGCTCATAGCCGGCATTCAAGTTGGTCCTTGTTTGGCCTGAGTTTTGCTGAATCCAGCTTTTTTCCGATACCACCAGATGTTTTACTCGGCCCATTATGCTTGGGAGATCGAAAGAAAAGTTGGTGGTTTGCGACAGTCACGACAGCGGCTTCTGTACTGGGCGCATTTCTCGGGTATCTGATCGGTTGGGGTTTTCTGGACCTTGCTTTAATGATTCCCGGCATTGATCAGGCAAAAATAGACTGGCTCGATCAAGAATTTGCATTACGTGGGCAGCTTTGGGTTTTTGTAGCTGCGTTAACGCCAATCCCATTTAAATTGCTCACAATCACTGCAGGTTTTGCGAAGATGAACTTGCTCGTCTTTGCTGCCGCTTGCCTCGTCGGACGCGCAGCCCGATTCTATGGCGTTGCATTCATGTTCTGGTGGATCGGGCCAAAAGCCATCCCGTTTATCGACAAGTATTTTAATTGGTTGTGTATCGTATTTACCGTTTTATTGATCGCTGGCTTTGCCGCAATCAAACTTATTAGCGGGTAA
- the galE gene encoding UDP-glucose 4-epimerase GalE → MKVLVTGGAGYIGSHAVKHLDESGHDVIAVDNLSLGHRAAVAEHIPFYQTDIRNVAEMYEILKDHEIECVMHFAAFSQVGESVGDPLKYYDNNTYGSTCLLQAMNEAGVKKLVFSSTCATYGEPEEVPIAETCKQNPINPYGWSKLFVERMLKDYAAANKDFAYSALRYFNVAGSAADGKIGEDHHPETHIIPVILQAALGQRDAITIFGKDYPTPDGTCIRDYIHVEDLVDAHAVVMGALQPGDARIYNLGIGNGLSVKQIVDAAKKATQIDFQVNDGDRRAGDPPMLYANPSKIKEELGWEAKYRDVEKIIETAWRWFRANPDGYNDR, encoded by the coding sequence ATGAAAGTATTGGTAACTGGTGGTGCAGGCTATATCGGTTCACACGCGGTTAAGCATTTGGACGAAAGCGGACATGACGTTATTGCAGTGGATAACCTTTCTTTAGGGCATCGCGCTGCGGTCGCGGAACATATCCCGTTTTACCAAACAGACATCCGCAATGTTGCAGAAATGTATGAAATCTTGAAAGATCATGAGATCGAATGTGTCATGCACTTCGCTGCTTTCTCGCAGGTCGGCGAATCGGTCGGAGATCCACTCAAATATTACGATAACAACACCTATGGCTCGACTTGCCTGCTCCAAGCGATGAATGAAGCGGGTGTTAAAAAACTTGTTTTTAGCTCAACATGTGCAACTTACGGCGAGCCGGAAGAAGTTCCAATCGCTGAAACATGCAAGCAAAACCCAATCAATCCATATGGTTGGTCTAAGTTGTTTGTTGAAAGAATGCTAAAAGACTACGCTGCCGCGAATAAAGACTTTGCCTATTCCGCGCTTAGGTACTTCAATGTCGCAGGCAGTGCCGCCGACGGCAAGATTGGTGAAGATCACCATCCAGAAACACACATCATCCCGGTAATCTTGCAAGCCGCTCTAGGTCAACGCGACGCAATCACGATCTTTGGCAAAGACTACCCAACACCAGACGGCACCTGTATCCGTGATTACATTCATGTTGAAGATTTAGTTGATGCCCACGCGGTTGTCATGGGAGCATTGCAGCCGGGCGATGCACGAATCTACAATCTCGGCATCGGCAACGGGTTGAGTGTGAAGCAAATCGTGGATGCCGCAAAGAAAGCAACCCAGATAGATTTCCAAGTAAACGATGGCGATCGTCGTGCTGGCGACCCGCCCATGCTTTATGCAAACCCATCCAAAATTAAAGAAGAGTTGGGTTGGGAAGCAAAGTATCGTGACGT